In the genome of Nitrospirota bacterium, one region contains:
- a CDS encoding 2-hydroxyglutaryl-CoA dehydratase, translating into MEAYLGIDVGSVTTKVVLIDRHGNVLWNSYNKTLGQPIKAIQSAFSVLRKDKGDIEIRGVGTTGSGRKLADYIVGADQVKNEITAHAVSAIHLIPNVRTIVEIGGQDSKLILIRNGVVVDFSMNTVCAAGTGSFLEHQATRLGMAIEELGNYALAASSPARIAGRCTVFAESDMIHKQQMGHNLEDIVAGLCDALVRNYLNNLSRGKEIRDPVIFQGGVAANPGIKASFERELGKEFIVPHYYPIMGAIGAALLSRNTKQTKFRGWSLSEKQLSTSSFYCADCPNACGVMQINDCDAVIARWGDTCGKWGRMEG; encoded by the coding sequence ATGGAAGCGTATCTCGGCATTGATGTAGGCTCTGTTACCACAAAGGTCGTGCTGATCGACCGGCATGGCAATGTCCTCTGGAATTCATATAACAAGACCTTGGGCCAGCCCATTAAGGCCATACAGTCAGCCTTCTCTGTCTTGAGAAAGGATAAGGGCGATATTGAGATACGTGGTGTAGGCACAACAGGAAGCGGAAGGAAACTGGCTGACTATATTGTCGGTGCTGACCAGGTAAAAAATGAGATCACTGCCCACGCAGTTTCTGCGATCCATCTCATTCCAAATGTAAGGACCATTGTCGAGATCGGCGGGCAGGATTCAAAACTGATCCTGATCAGAAACGGCGTTGTGGTCGATTTCTCGATGAACACGGTCTGTGCTGCAGGCACCGGCTCATTCCTCGAACATCAGGCAACACGCCTCGGCATGGCGATCGAAGAACTCGGCAATTATGCCCTCGCAGCCTCTTCCCCTGCCAGGATCGCAGGAAGGTGCACGGTCTTTGCAGAATCCGACATGATCCATAAACAACAGATGGGACACAACCTGGAAGACATTGTTGCAGGCCTCTGCGATGCACTGGTCAGGAACTATCTGAACAACCTGTCCCGCGGCAAGGAGATCCGCGATCCGGTCATCTTCCAGGGCGGGGTTGCGGCAAACCCGGGCATAAAGGCTTCTTTTGAGCGCGAACTCGGAAAAGAGTTTATCGTGCCTCACTATTATCCGATCATGGGCGCTATCGGCGCAGCCCTCCTGAGCAGAAATACAAAACAGACAAAGTTCAGGGGCTGGTCACTCTCAGAGAAGCAGCTTTCGACCTCGAGCTTCTACTGCGCTGACTGCCCGAATGCCTGCGGCGTGATGCAGATTAATGACTGCGATGCAGTGATTGCCCGCTGGGGCGATACCTGCGGCAAATGGGGAAGGATGGAAGGATGA
- a CDS encoding outer membrane lipoprotein carrier protein LolA, producing the protein MKRLFFVSLFILVFTSLSSADILDDLKAKQAKIRTVSANFIQEKKTRLLTKPIRTDGRFLYKQPDRIRWEYRGSVNLQVIFNGKDIWIYYPDLKEADKLTGLSQYGSLMQFDVLSMSRDYTITARKEKTITFLRFSPKVKGPISQIEMEVSDESPFPRMAKLYDQNNEPTTITFRDVKLNPEIQENSFIFLPDKGVVVRERSLR; encoded by the coding sequence ATGAAGAGACTTTTCTTCGTTTCGCTCTTCATCCTTGTCTTCACTTCACTATCCTCTGCCGACATCCTTGACGATCTCAAGGCAAAGCAGGCAAAGATAAGGACCGTGAGCGCTAACTTTATACAGGAGAAAAAAACCCGGCTCCTCACAAAGCCGATCAGGACCGACGGCCGCTTCCTCTATAAGCAGCCTGACAGGATCAGGTGGGAATATCGGGGGAGCGTTAATCTGCAGGTCATCTTCAACGGAAAGGATATCTGGATCTATTATCCTGACCTCAAGGAGGCAGATAAATTGACCGGCCTGAGCCAGTATGGATCGCTCATGCAGTTTGATGTGCTGAGCATGTCCCGCGATTATACGATCACTGCAAGGAAAGAAAAGACAATCACCTTTCTCAGATTCTCGCCGAAGGTGAAAGGCCCGATCAGTCAGATAGAGATGGAGGTCTCTGATGAGTCACCATTTCCGCGCATGGCGAAACTGTATGATCAGAACAACGAACCCACGACGATCACATTCAGAGATGTCAAACTAAACCCTGAAATTCAGGAGAACAGTTTTATTTTTCTGCCGGACAAGGGAGTCGTTGTGAGGGAAAGATCTCTCAGGTGA